CGACGTGATTCTGAAGAGCGGCGGGGCCAACAAGATCAACGTGATCAAGGTGGTGCGGGCGGCGACGAACCTGGGGCTGAAGGAAGCCAAGGACCTGGTGGACAAGGGCGGGCAGCCGGTCAAGACCGGGATTCCCAAGGAAGAAGCCGAGAAGCTCGCC
The Planctomycetota bacterium DNA segment above includes these coding regions:
- a CDS encoding ribosomal protein L7/L12 yields the protein DVILKSGGANKINVIKVVRAATNLGLKEAKDLVDKGGQPVKTGIPKEEAEKLAKELKDAGAEVEIK